In one Methylobacterium sp. SyP6R genomic region, the following are encoded:
- a CDS encoding fumarylacetoacetate hydrolase family protein — protein sequence MKLVRWGESGAEKPGLVDRNGTIRDLSGVIRDVAGPHLAADTLANLRAIDPASLPEVPAGTRLGPCVGNVRNFIAIGLNYADHAAETGSPIPAEPILFNKAPSCIVGPTDDVILPKGSAKTDWEVELAIVIGKRASYVHANEALDYVAGYCVCHDVSEREFQLERGGTWTKGKGCPTFGPLGPWLVTPDEIADVQNLGMWLDVNGERMQTGSTRTMIFDCRQIVSYLSHFMLLEPGDVITTGTPPGVGMGMKPARFLKAGDVVSLGIESLGEQRQTIVAFDDWTAKVSAGQPTN from the coding sequence ATGAAGCTTGTGCGCTGGGGCGAGAGCGGGGCGGAGAAGCCGGGCCTCGTCGACCGGAACGGCACGATCCGCGACCTGTCGGGCGTGATCCGCGACGTCGCCGGTCCCCATCTCGCCGCCGACACCCTGGCCAACCTGCGGGCGATCGATCCGGCGAGCCTGCCCGAGGTGCCGGCCGGCACGCGGCTCGGGCCTTGCGTCGGCAACGTGCGCAACTTCATCGCCATCGGCCTCAACTATGCCGACCACGCCGCCGAGACCGGCTCGCCGATTCCCGCCGAGCCGATCCTGTTCAACAAGGCGCCGTCCTGCATCGTCGGCCCGACCGACGACGTGATCCTGCCCAAGGGCTCGGCCAAGACCGACTGGGAGGTCGAGCTCGCCATCGTGATCGGCAAGCGCGCCTCCTATGTCCACGCCAACGAGGCGCTCGACTACGTCGCGGGCTACTGCGTCTGCCACGACGTGTCCGAGCGCGAGTTCCAGCTCGAGCGCGGCGGCACCTGGACCAAGGGCAAGGGCTGCCCGACCTTCGGCCCCCTCGGCCCCTGGCTCGTCACCCCGGACGAGATCGCCGACGTGCAGAATCTCGGGATGTGGCTCGATGTGAACGGTGAGCGGATGCAGACCGGCTCGACCCGCACGATGATCTTCGACTGCCGGCAGATCGTCTCCTACCTGTCGCACTTCATGCTGCTCGAACCCGGCGACGTCATCACCACCGGCACGCCGCCCGGCGTCGGCATGGGCATGAAGCCGGCCCGCTTCCTGAAGGCCGGCGACGTCGTCTCCTTGGGGATCGAGTCCCTGGGCGAGCAGCGCCAGACGATCGTCGCCTTCGACGACTGGACCGCCAAGGTCTCGGCCGGACAGCCGACCAACTGA
- a CDS encoding septal ring lytic transglycosylase RlpA family protein, giving the protein MVSKAKLAIIGLAAAGAVGVTIQASTPAEAQSGRASWYGPGFQGRRTANGERFNTHALTAAHRRLPFGTRVRVTNTTNGRSVVVRINDRGPYVGGRVIDLSQASARAIGMSGVARVRLSRL; this is encoded by the coding sequence ATGGTTTCGAAGGCAAAGCTGGCGATCATCGGCCTCGCAGCAGCGGGCGCCGTCGGAGTGACGATACAAGCCAGCACGCCCGCCGAAGCCCAGTCCGGCCGTGCCTCCTGGTACGGCCCCGGATTTCAGGGCCGGCGCACTGCGAATGGCGAGCGTTTCAACACGCACGCCCTCACGGCGGCTCACCGCCGCCTCCCCTTCGGCACCCGGGTCCGGGTCACCAACACGACGAACGGCCGCTCGGTCGTGGTGCGCATCAACGACCGCGGCCCCTATGTCGGCGGCCGGGTGATCGACCTGTCCCAGGCCTCGGCCCGGGCGATCGGCATGTCGGGCGTCGCCCGCGTGCGCCTCAGCCGCCTCTGA
- a CDS encoding esterase-like activity of phytase family protein encodes MPRISLLAVTLLVSGASAALAQAPQAFPATLAGHAVLPADSLAPLPADAPKDLATPGKFTTGRRVEAVGTVEAQSMGRTTSMKLPLRGQPLQGHSGIKHMADGTYWVLTDNGFGTKANSPDAMLYLNHYRIDFDKGGVERLETIYLRDPDKKVPFRIANEGTDSRYLTGSDFDPESFQFVGDHIWIGDEFGPFLIKADRKGRIEAVFDTLAGGKPVRSPDNPAVTTPAAPGGPVVFNARRSKGFEGMAASPDGSRLYALLEGPLWDADAKAFETHDGRAVLRILEFDTRAETWTGRSWLYPLEQAGNAIGDFNLIDGTTGLIIERDDGEGTADRACPAGQKGPDCFSVPAKFKRVYKIAMTDTDQGGPVRKIGFIDLMRIADPDRKAQKPLTDGALAFPFWTIENVDKVDDTHIIVGNDNNLPFSASRDPHKVDDNEFVLLEVGEFLKAK; translated from the coding sequence ATGCCCCGCATTTCGCTTCTCGCCGTCACGCTCCTGGTGTCGGGCGCGTCCGCCGCCCTGGCGCAGGCCCCGCAAGCCTTCCCGGCCACGCTCGCCGGCCACGCCGTGCTGCCGGCCGACAGCCTCGCGCCGCTGCCGGCGGATGCGCCGAAGGACCTCGCCACGCCGGGCAAGTTCACCACCGGCCGCCGGGTCGAGGCGGTCGGCACGGTCGAGGCACAGTCGATGGGTCGGACCACCAGCATGAAGCTGCCCCTGCGCGGCCAGCCGCTCCAGGGCCATTCCGGCATCAAGCACATGGCGGACGGCACCTACTGGGTGCTGACCGATAACGGCTTCGGCACCAAGGCGAACTCGCCCGACGCGATGCTGTACCTGAACCATTACCGTATCGATTTCGACAAGGGCGGCGTCGAGCGCCTGGAGACGATCTACCTGCGCGATCCGGACAAGAAGGTCCCGTTCCGCATCGCCAACGAGGGAACGGACAGCCGCTACCTCACCGGCAGCGACTTCGACCCCGAGAGCTTCCAGTTCGTCGGCGACCATATCTGGATCGGCGACGAGTTCGGCCCGTTCCTGATCAAGGCCGACCGCAAGGGCCGGATCGAGGCGGTGTTCGACACCCTGGCCGGGGGCAAGCCGGTCCGCTCCCCCGACAACCCGGCGGTGACCACTCCGGCGGCGCCGGGCGGGCCGGTGGTCTTCAACGCCCGCCGCTCCAAGGGCTTCGAGGGCATGGCGGCCTCGCCCGACGGCAGCCGGCTCTACGCGCTCCTCGAAGGCCCGCTCTGGGACGCCGATGCCAAGGCGTTCGAGACGCATGACGGCCGCGCCGTGCTGCGGATCCTCGAATTCGACACCAGGGCCGAGACCTGGACCGGCCGATCCTGGCTCTACCCGCTGGAGCAGGCCGGCAACGCCATCGGCGACTTCAACCTGATCGACGGTACGACCGGATTGATCATCGAGCGCGACGACGGCGAGGGCACTGCCGATAGGGCCTGCCCGGCGGGCCAGAAGGGCCCGGATTGCTTCTCGGTCCCGGCCAAGTTCAAGCGCGTCTACAAGATCGCGATGACCGACACCGACCAGGGCGGCCCGGTGCGCAAGATCGGCTTCATCGACCTGATGCGCATCGCCGATCCGGACAGGAAGGCGCAAAAGCCGCTCACCGACGGCGCGCTCGCCTTCCCGTTCTGGACCATCGAGAACGTCGACAAGGTCGACGACACCCACATCATCGTCGGCAACGACAACAACCTGCCGTTCTCGGCGAGCCGCGATCCGCACAAGGTGGACGACAACGAGTTCGTGCTCTTGGAGGTCGGGGAGTTCCTGAAGGCGAAATAG
- a CDS encoding histidine kinase famiy protein, whose product MSDDDQAGRPEPGASHSAEAPSLAHLKSATIREPGLDDRGSVFFAAIEMTRMPMILTDPRQPDNPIVFANRAFQDLVGYPQAELVGRNCRFLQGPETSRETVAELRQAVEERRAIATEILNYKRDGSPFWNGIFIGPVFDEAGEIVYFFASQLDVTRRRVSEQAFRQAQKMEAIGQLTAGLAHDFNNLLQVVTGNLELARNSVTHERAQRQLANAAGAAERGAKLTKQLLSFARKARLEPRSLNLNALVLAFAEVAESTLGSTVSVRLDLTPRLPAVTLDRTNLEMALLNVLINARDAMPKGGTVTISTGTVHLNGNGKARNLPPGDYVALKVRDEGEGMAPHVAERATEPFFSTKGPGKGTGLGLAMAHGFVQQSRGRLEIESRPQSDGTGGGTVVTMLFPSGSGAAVEEEPAERKAVLRRGDETVLVVEDSDDVRALAREYLESLGYRVLAARDGEEALGILEGEERIDLLFSDIVMPGGVNGLILAERAGRMRPDLPVLLTTGYNEDLVAEGPATPTMDVLGKPYRKAELADRIRAALDRGAKAMPAPGEPHHG is encoded by the coding sequence GTGAGCGACGACGATCAGGCCGGGAGACCGGAGCCGGGAGCCAGCCATTCCGCGGAAGCGCCGTCGCTGGCGCATCTCAAATCCGCGACGATCCGCGAGCCCGGGCTCGACGATCGCGGCAGCGTGTTCTTCGCGGCGATCGAGATGACACGGATGCCGATGATCCTGACCGATCCCCGGCAGCCCGACAACCCGATCGTGTTCGCCAACCGGGCGTTCCAGGATCTCGTCGGCTATCCGCAAGCCGAGCTGGTCGGCCGCAATTGCCGCTTCCTGCAAGGCCCCGAGACCAGCCGCGAGACCGTGGCCGAGCTGCGCCAGGCGGTCGAGGAGCGTCGGGCGATCGCGACCGAGATCCTGAACTATAAGCGCGACGGCTCGCCGTTCTGGAACGGCATCTTCATCGGCCCGGTCTTCGACGAGGCCGGGGAGATCGTGTATTTCTTCGCCTCGCAGCTCGACGTGACCCGTCGGCGCGTCTCGGAGCAGGCCTTCCGCCAGGCCCAGAAGATGGAGGCGATCGGCCAGCTCACCGCCGGCCTCGCCCACGACTTCAACAACCTGCTGCAGGTGGTGACCGGCAACCTCGAACTGGCGCGCAACTCCGTCACCCACGAGCGGGCGCAGCGCCAGCTCGCCAACGCGGCCGGCGCGGCGGAGCGGGGGGCGAAGCTGACGAAGCAGCTCCTGTCCTTCGCCCGCAAGGCGCGGCTGGAGCCGCGCTCGCTCAACCTCAACGCCCTGGTCCTCGCCTTCGCGGAGGTGGCGGAGAGCACGCTCGGCAGCACCGTCTCGGTGCGCCTCGACCTGACGCCGCGGCTGCCGGCGGTCACCCTCGACCGCACCAACCTCGAGATGGCGCTGCTCAACGTGCTCATCAACGCCCGCGACGCGATGCCGAAGGGCGGCACGGTGACGATCTCGACCGGCACGGTCCATCTCAACGGGAACGGCAAGGCCCGCAACCTGCCGCCGGGCGACTACGTGGCGCTCAAGGTGCGCGACGAGGGGGAGGGGATGGCGCCCCACGTCGCCGAGCGGGCGACCGAGCCGTTCTTCTCCACCAAGGGCCCGGGCAAGGGCACCGGCCTCGGCCTCGCCATGGCGCACGGCTTCGTGCAGCAATCCCGCGGCCGGCTGGAGATCGAGAGCCGGCCACAGAGTGACGGCACCGGCGGCGGCACCGTCGTCACGATGCTGTTTCCCTCCGGGAGCGGCGCCGCCGTCGAGGAGGAGCCCGCCGAGCGCAAGGCGGTCTTGCGGCGCGGCGACGAAACGGTGCTGGTGGTCGAGGACAGCGACGACGTGCGGGCGCTCGCCCGCGAATATCTTGAGAGCCTGGGCTACCGGGTGCTCGCCGCCCGCGACGGCGAGGAAGCCTTGGGGATCCTGGAAGGGGAGGAGCGGATCGACCTCCTGTTCTCCGACATCGTGATGCCGGGCGGCGTCAACGGGCTGATCCTGGCCGAGCGGGCCGGGCGGATGCGGCCCGACCTGCCGGTGCTGCTGACCACCGGCTACAACGAGGACCTGGTGGCGGAGGGCCCCGCCACCCCGACCATGGACGTGCTCGGCAAGCCCTACCGCAAGGCCGAGCTCGCCGACCGGATCCGCGCCGCCCTCGACCGCGGCGCGAAGGCCATGCCGGCCCCGGGCGAGCCGCATCACGGCTGA
- a CDS encoding methyl-accepting chemotaxis protein: MSFLHSRHAALLAAVDRSQGRIEFDPSGTILDANACFLGLTGYTLAELRGRHHGLLVPPAEREGPAYAAFWQGLREGRFETREFRRIAKDGRSIWIQASYDPVLDRRGRVVRIVKLASDITARKERDASLAGQIAALDRSQAVIHFTLDGTITEANAVFLDVMGYTRDEVVGRHHSLFIAGAERSGAAYAAFWEALAAGRHQAGEFHRIAKDGREVWIFGAYNPVLDLDGRPCAVVKFATDITRQVVDRQRRSAGQRAIEADIAAITVAVSEVSDQARATADQTARTSGNVEAVAAGTEEFAASIAELGRHAEDARSASDAAVRKAQDAGGIVAGLTKAADRIGEAVSLISSIADQTNLLALNATIEAARAGAAGRGFAVVAAEVKALAGQSARATQEIGTQIDAVQGATSEAVAALEGIVAAIGHVSEISVGVSSAITQQAAVTRDMSANMQDAARSVASVRRNMERITGSAGEVDTSIRKVAQAARALL; the protein is encoded by the coding sequence GTGTCCTTCCTTCACTCGCGCCATGCGGCGCTGCTCGCGGCCGTCGACCGGTCGCAGGGCCGGATCGAGTTCGACCCCTCCGGGACGATCCTCGACGCGAATGCCTGCTTTCTCGGCCTGACCGGCTACACCCTGGCCGAGTTGCGGGGCCGGCATCACGGCCTGCTGGTGCCGCCGGCCGAGCGGGAGGGCCCGGCCTACGCCGCGTTCTGGCAGGGCCTGCGCGAGGGCCGGTTCGAGACCCGGGAGTTCCGCCGCATCGCCAAGGACGGCCGCTCGATCTGGATCCAGGCCTCCTACGACCCGGTGCTCGACCGGCGCGGCCGCGTGGTGCGGATCGTGAAGCTCGCCTCCGACATCACCGCTCGCAAGGAGCGCGACGCCTCCCTGGCCGGCCAGATCGCGGCCCTCGACCGCTCACAGGCGGTGATCCACTTCACCCTCGACGGGACGATCACCGAGGCCAATGCCGTCTTCCTCGACGTGATGGGCTACACCCGCGACGAGGTGGTGGGCCGTCACCACAGCCTGTTCATCGCCGGGGCCGAGCGGTCGGGCGCCGCCTACGCGGCGTTCTGGGAGGCGCTCGCCGCCGGCCGCCACCAGGCCGGCGAGTTCCATCGCATCGCCAAGGACGGCCGGGAGGTGTGGATCTTCGGCGCCTACAACCCGGTGCTCGATCTCGACGGCCGGCCTTGCGCGGTGGTGAAGTTCGCCACCGACATCACCCGGCAGGTGGTCGATCGCCAGCGCCGGAGCGCCGGCCAAAGGGCGATCGAAGCCGACATCGCGGCGATCACGGTCGCAGTCTCGGAGGTCTCGGACCAGGCCCGGGCCACCGCCGATCAGACGGCCCGGACCTCCGGCAACGTCGAGGCGGTGGCCGCCGGGACCGAGGAGTTCGCCGCCTCCATCGCCGAGCTCGGCCGTCACGCCGAGGATGCCCGCTCCGCCTCCGACGCGGCGGTGCGCAAGGCCCAGGATGCCGGCGGCATCGTGGCGGGCCTGACGAAGGCCGCCGACCGGATCGGCGAGGCGGTGTCGCTGATCTCCTCGATCGCCGACCAGACCAACCTGCTGGCGCTCAACGCCACCATCGAGGCGGCCCGAGCGGGCGCGGCCGGCCGCGGCTTCGCGGTGGTGGCCGCGGAGGTCAAGGCGCTGGCCGGCCAGTCGGCGAGGGCGACGCAGGAGATCGGCACGCAGATCGACGCCGTGCAGGGCGCGACCTCGGAGGCGGTCGCGGCGCTCGAGGGCATCGTCGCGGCGATCGGCCATGTCAGCGAGATCTCGGTCGGGGTATCGAGCGCCATCACCCAGCAGGCCGCGGTGACGCGCGACATGTCGGCCAACATGCAGGATGCCGCCCGGAGCGTCGCCTCGGTGCGCCGGAACATGGAGCGGATCACCGGCTCGGCCGGCGAGGTCGACACCTCGATCCGCAAGGTCGCGCAAGCGGCCCGGGCGCTTCTTTGA
- a CDS encoding response regulator produces MDVLVVDDHPIVLQGCRRVLEDAGVATVHEATGIAAGYRRFRRHRPDLVVADLTFQGASLSGLALIRRIRAVAPGTRILVFSMHDDPEIAARALESGAAGYVLKDTASSELHLAFERVRDGGTYVAPSLAAEVDRLRRETPTAPPLTPRERQILARLGAGRSHGAIAEELGLSYKTIANACTQLRRKLGARTLADLIRIALREAARTL; encoded by the coding sequence ATGGACGTGCTCGTCGTCGACGACCACCCGATCGTGCTGCAGGGCTGCCGCCGGGTGCTGGAGGATGCCGGCGTCGCGACGGTGCACGAGGCCACCGGCATCGCCGCCGGCTACCGGCGCTTCCGGCGCCACCGCCCCGACCTCGTGGTGGCGGACCTCACCTTCCAGGGCGCCTCCTTGAGCGGACTCGCGCTGATCCGGCGGATCCGGGCAGTGGCGCCGGGCACTCGCATCCTGGTCTTCAGCATGCACGACGATCCGGAGATCGCCGCTCGTGCCCTCGAGAGCGGGGCGGCCGGCTACGTGCTCAAGGACACCGCCTCGTCGGAGCTGCACCTCGCCTTCGAGCGGGTGCGGGACGGCGGCACCTACGTCGCGCCGTCGCTCGCCGCCGAGGTCGACCGCCTGCGGCGCGAGACGCCGACGGCGCCCCCCCTCACCCCGCGCGAGCGGCAGATCCTGGCGCGCCTCGGCGCCGGCCGCTCGCACGGCGCGATCGCCGAGGAACTGGGCCTGAGCTACAAGACCATCGCCAATGCGTGCACGCAGCTGCGGCGCAAGCTCGGCGCCCGCACCCTCGCCGACCTGATCCGCATCGCCCTGCGGGAGGCGGCGCGCACCCTGTGA